A genome region from Streptomyces sp. NBC_01296 includes the following:
- a CDS encoding HNH endonuclease family protein: MGRQIRVRGAVLAASVLLAVAGCSGTGTTDKDGKASAPPAPAGTSPSAPGAGDAKPAAGDVLPGMVTVQVARTRLAALKVAAPGTMAGYSRAKFTHWAEQGNKCDTREVVLKRDGTDVKQDSECKAVSGTWKSLYDGAVVTEASKMDIDHIVPLAEGWRSGAAGWDAAQRKAFANDLTHPQLLSVTAATNRSKGDQSPDLWQPPDKSSWCQYGRAWTTVKSTYGLTVTEPEKKMLGTMLDSCAA; this comes from the coding sequence ATGGGACGTCAGATACGTGTACGCGGTGCGGTCCTGGCGGCATCGGTGCTGCTGGCCGTGGCCGGGTGCTCGGGAACCGGCACGACGGACAAGGACGGGAAGGCCTCGGCGCCGCCGGCCCCGGCCGGCACGTCGCCCTCCGCTCCGGGGGCGGGCGATGCCAAACCGGCCGCCGGGGACGTACTGCCCGGCATGGTCACCGTCCAGGTGGCCCGGACCCGACTGGCCGCGCTGAAGGTCGCGGCGCCCGGCACCATGGCCGGCTACAGCCGGGCCAAGTTCACGCACTGGGCCGAGCAGGGCAACAAGTGCGACACCCGCGAGGTCGTCCTCAAGCGGGACGGCACGGACGTCAAGCAGGACTCCGAGTGCAAGGCGGTCTCCGGCACCTGGAAGAGCCTGTACGACGGGGCGGTGGTCACCGAGGCGTCCAAGATGGACATCGACCACATCGTGCCGCTCGCCGAGGGCTGGCGCTCGGGTGCGGCCGGCTGGGACGCCGCGCAGCGCAAGGCCTTCGCGAACGACCTGACCCACCCCCAGCTGCTGTCGGTGACCGCGGCCACGAACCGGTCGAAGGGCGACCAGAGCCCGGACCTGTGGCAGCCGCCGGACAAGTCGAGCTGGTGCCAGTACGGGCGGGCCTGGACCACCGTGAAATCGACGTACGGCCTGACCGTGACGGAACCGGAGAAGAAGATGCTCGGGACGATGCTGGACAGCTGCGCGGCATGA
- a CDS encoding GNAT family N-acetyltransferase has protein sequence MTIMGSDAVDRSVSLTAQALRRVAQLDWSAPAADLEWSCYDTAVHVASDFTGYATQLTGRSTSGYAPFDISADPGTTPTGLIQVIEATGGLLSAAVAVTGPEVRAWHPYGMAGPDGFAAMGVVETLLHTHDILVGLGVRDWEPDADLCEQVLVRLFPQAPRDLAAPWPTLLWVTGRAGLPGLPRHRAWRWYAEPIATERVVLCEISPLVAGDLRDGGTGGFAWAEDGPGEGTRVASGMVAKAREEGTFRPGWGAYAIVRTQDRRAIGGIGFHGAPDAEGNAEIGYDLVPAARGNGYATEALKGLIGWALGQPGVTALHARVDADNAPSHGVVVRAGFERTGSTGEGEARYTLRAAAR, from the coding sequence ATGACGATCATGGGCTCCGACGCCGTAGACCGATCCGTTTCCCTCACCGCACAGGCGCTCCGACGGGTGGCGCAGCTCGACTGGTCCGCCCCGGCGGCCGACCTCGAGTGGAGCTGTTACGACACAGCCGTCCACGTGGCGAGCGATTTCACCGGGTACGCCACCCAGCTGACCGGGCGCTCGACCAGCGGCTACGCCCCCTTCGACATCAGCGCGGACCCCGGCACCACCCCCACCGGCCTGATCCAGGTCATCGAGGCCACCGGAGGCCTGCTGTCCGCCGCCGTGGCCGTGACCGGCCCCGAGGTCCGGGCCTGGCACCCTTACGGCATGGCGGGCCCGGACGGCTTCGCCGCGATGGGCGTCGTCGAGACGCTGCTGCACACCCACGACATCCTGGTCGGCCTCGGCGTCCGCGACTGGGAGCCCGACGCGGACCTGTGCGAACAGGTCCTCGTCCGGCTCTTCCCGCAGGCTCCGCGCGACCTCGCCGCTCCCTGGCCGACCCTCCTGTGGGTGACCGGCCGGGCCGGACTCCCGGGCCTGCCCCGCCACCGGGCCTGGCGCTGGTACGCCGAACCCATCGCCACGGAACGCGTCGTGCTCTGCGAGATCTCCCCGCTCGTCGCGGGCGACCTCCGCGACGGCGGCACCGGCGGTTTCGCCTGGGCCGAGGACGGCCCCGGCGAGGGCACCCGGGTCGCCTCCGGGATGGTGGCCAAGGCGCGGGAGGAGGGCACGTTCCGCCCGGGGTGGGGCGCGTACGCCATCGTCCGTACGCAGGACCGGCGCGCCATCGGCGGGATCGGCTTCCACGGCGCGCCCGACGCCGAGGGGAACGCGGAGATCGGCTACGACCTCGTACCGGCCGCCCGCGGCAACGGGTACGCCACCGAGGCGCTGAAGGGGCTGATCGGCTGGGCACTCGGGCAGCCCGGTGTGACCGCGCTGCACGCCCGCGTCGACGCGGACAACGCGCCCTCCCACGGGGTGGTCGTCCGGGCGGGGTTCGAGCGGACGGGCTCCACCGGGGAGGGCGAAGCCCGCTACACCCTGCGGGCCGCAGCTCGGTAG
- a CDS encoding serine hydrolase domain-containing protein, whose amino-acid sequence MTGLRDILERHVSSGSLPGAVGLVARGDRVEVEAVGSADVEGTAPMVRDSIFRIASLTKPVTAAAVMMLVEEGRFALEDPVEPWLPELASRVAVRTPASPVDDVVPAARPITVFDLLTFRAGYGFPSDFSLPAVGLLVSELKQGPPQPQHIAGPDAWMKALSGIPLLYQPGEAWLYNTCSDILGVLIARVSGQSLPEFLAERIFEPLGMADTGFAVLPADLGRFTSFYRGGDGGLELADAPHGQWSSVPAFPSGTGGLVGTADDWYAFGRMMLAQGALDGDRGRLLSAQSVRQMTTDWLTAAQRSGGELFLEGQGWGFGGSVDVTARDPWNVPGRYGWVGGTGTAAHITPATGAVSVLLTQREMTGPTPPAVMRDFWTYASGA is encoded by the coding sequence ATGACCGGCCTGCGCGACATCCTGGAACGGCACGTGAGCAGCGGATCGCTGCCCGGGGCGGTGGGCCTGGTGGCCCGGGGCGACCGGGTGGAGGTCGAGGCCGTCGGCTCGGCCGACGTCGAGGGCACGGCTCCGATGGTCCGGGATTCGATCTTCCGCATCGCCTCGCTCACCAAACCGGTGACGGCCGCGGCGGTCATGATGCTGGTCGAGGAGGGCCGGTTCGCGCTGGAGGACCCGGTCGAGCCGTGGCTGCCGGAACTGGCGTCGCGCGTCGCCGTCCGTACGCCCGCGAGCCCGGTCGACGACGTGGTGCCCGCGGCCCGCCCGATCACCGTGTTCGACCTGCTCACGTTCCGCGCCGGGTACGGGTTCCCGTCCGACTTCTCGCTGCCCGCGGTCGGTCTGCTGGTCAGCGAGCTGAAGCAGGGGCCGCCGCAGCCGCAGCACATCGCCGGGCCGGACGCGTGGATGAAGGCGCTGTCGGGCATTCCGCTGCTGTACCAGCCGGGCGAGGCCTGGCTGTACAACACCTGCTCGGACATCCTGGGCGTGCTGATCGCCCGGGTGTCGGGGCAGTCGCTGCCCGAGTTCCTGGCCGAGCGGATCTTCGAGCCGCTGGGCATGGCGGACACCGGGTTCGCCGTCCTGCCGGCAGACCTGGGCCGGTTCACGAGCTTCTACCGCGGGGGCGACGGCGGCCTCGAACTGGCCGACGCCCCCCACGGGCAGTGGAGCAGCGTCCCGGCCTTCCCCTCCGGCACCGGCGGCCTGGTCGGGACCGCCGACGACTGGTACGCGTTCGGCCGGATGATGCTCGCGCAGGGCGCGCTGGACGGGGACCGGGGCCGGCTCCTGTCGGCCCAGTCGGTGCGGCAGATGACCACCGACTGGCTGACCGCGGCCCAGCGGTCCGGCGGCGAACTGTTCCTGGAGGGCCAGGGCTGGGGGTTCGGCGGCTCGGTGGACGTCACGGCCCGCGACCCGTGGAACGTGCCGGGCCGGTACGGCTGGGTCGGCGGCACCGGGACCGCGGCCCACATCACCCCGGCCACCGGCGCCGTCTCCGTCCTGCTCACCCAGCGGGAGATGACCGGCCCGACCCCGCCCGCCGTGATGCGCGACTTCTGGACGTACGCGTCCGGCGCCTGA
- a CDS encoding GNAT family N-acetyltransferase, producing MTEIRTPRLLLRRWTDDDLVPLSEINADPDVMRWIGDGSTLDLEQTAEEIERWEDEWDEEGFGLFAVELLASGELIGAVGLSVAQSPAQARDFVAVSWRLGRQYWGQGYASEAAQATLEFALQDRGLDRVIAVNRSGHEESENVIRKLGMVMDLDTTDPEHGHLIQIHSIDLSEYEG from the coding sequence ATGACCGAGATCCGTACCCCCCGACTCCTCCTCCGCCGCTGGACCGACGACGACCTCGTCCCCCTGTCGGAGATCAATGCCGACCCGGACGTGATGCGCTGGATCGGCGACGGCTCCACCCTCGACCTCGAGCAGACCGCCGAGGAGATCGAGCGCTGGGAGGACGAGTGGGACGAGGAGGGCTTCGGCCTCTTCGCCGTCGAACTGCTGGCTTCGGGGGAGCTGATCGGGGCCGTCGGCCTGTCCGTGGCGCAGTCCCCGGCGCAGGCGCGGGACTTCGTGGCGGTCAGCTGGCGGCTCGGCCGGCAGTACTGGGGCCAGGGCTACGCCTCCGAGGCCGCGCAGGCCACCTTGGAGTTCGCCCTCCAGGACCGCGGCCTCGACCGGGTGATCGCGGTGAACAGGTCGGGCCACGAGGAATCCGAGAACGTGATCCGCAAGCTCGGCATGGTGATGGACCTCGACACGACGGACCCGGAGCACGGCCACCTGATCCAGATCCACAGCATCGACCTGTCGGAGTACGAGGGCTGA
- a CDS encoding DNA-binding protein, giving the protein MSTTTTGTTGATDTAADAELLLKAGAVLPRGTDDAGPSAVDLTARIYRHPALDDERVVVRLAAAELGPAEDLAAGFLGLVRDEGEPPVVGLGQRQALGFPEWVLVHHPEDGHHALAVVPELDRLARQAKTKPKAALDACHELAGRLAAAVPHFLPVFYEQAARVFLAVENTTYAAQLFGRARTSEAQHGLAVDEDRLDGVFLEFALVGALPVKVLTGYAKELSGRVSPAEAHERFRRLCVRRTAGGLPPSAQAATELRRLARAAGLTGTEAEQDYLAELLPLPATLRAAFGWWKAHRTALVALARRVPAVRGTLLGLMPPGGGDGELSALWLGVLEESGATAGLIAAEPPAEQRCSDGAAGWLERFHAARHTGWGSRPTLPALLDLVTRAADRLRAELAEPGREAGLKVGVEDADLLDLLLSLDIPVTDPETESRSHRRHVQLNLTDWAGSDQRRDLLAIAADPRFWPAFRRAAYSLGGDAEAVNVMRLLAASPGGRPLLTEWMHKVAGASTAAGLPGLPEAIRRLTWLPAEALELAREEVAAAAAADLGETLARTLRAGLFEELSWPAWESAIAELKPAQGGHGLTVVEAWPYLIVANSTQVRVIDADSTVLTHDLRVPVDNARRCGFHYVDGELLVFWAHYGSGGAEGYWHTAPGDVFTLDFEGSYWNLRSEDISLPLPGGGRTTGGGVLHAGDTRLPSGRALLSDGTSYWVWQRRDQENDGGWREYDPVSGALGRLSLPGFLADALRAHPADGTGNDATVPAQSCWLRPAPTVEGSVLGAPVDGLLGWRAVRVAGRGWQASDTGGRSVGAPEGAEMPVAALLFPGDERPRALTHRWRELSISDPDGVVTAQSRSDYRNAAFSTGSVDLPPLPFWYALRPRDPEGSAALRAAEGAPVGALLKAAGAAETATGLPDLVRAALPQVTAPELIGGIVEVLRFALTQQLALDEVAARLDPDTCAAADREPEGPTDELIADALRGLAGTGYYRHGAQTDAAYRYLGGLARAAADTDAEAVPGRLHFDLPELPYSAFPFTQLLDQPAAIAYRAVAVGTTDEQRTALCTLLGRVDALGLASAEGSADRWRRVLVHLDQRHLRTPDGIERNTSHRSVLPLGGGAVLGLTEHCTSVSDGHEFGALLYDPAGRFAVPGPYTLRGDAPLGDRERGPGWLTAFLAEAADRGSAPFLPEAAEEFARLTGMSGTVARLLLASLPNIESWQHDFLPTALRTAVGVKVADAKRARAELQGLDAEVRRAVVAALLPADPARLWTEGPDVAAAAQEWNRRVGRRTPVPEWLLAEAARAKATHASTGWSTHRALSAILEPATSPPLSVDVAWEVKGDHVEPCEPATEPFTSAILTGALTLTAWMAHRLPAGDPLRTALPPTLTAVRQRLAAPGLMLTIGHFTSLPDFRKAAGTPTETGEGYERYGAVVMATHDDRPKPALRTALLDSTGSDPYLPALRGDDQLQSPVETALRAVHDPRFAALLADPGAPAAGAAVDKDGTWWPQDPSRSVPELVAEVSGAHGLGADAAALYLALLAMPDPTDRNVARWTGWKPVRLKAARAELAATELVVTASRTRAGRSLFLPGGWAEMSSPVLPVEQWKLPMYGLAPGGRPVLGVLVPDEPAAELYRRAWQRVREGDVPRFEALKVKRTRTRRR; this is encoded by the coding sequence ATGAGCACCACCACCACCGGCACCACAGGGGCGACCGACACCGCGGCCGACGCCGAACTGCTGCTCAAGGCGGGCGCCGTGCTGCCCCGCGGCACCGACGACGCAGGCCCGTCGGCCGTCGACCTGACCGCGCGCATCTACCGCCACCCGGCCCTCGACGACGAGCGCGTCGTCGTCCGGCTGGCCGCCGCCGAACTGGGTCCGGCCGAGGACCTGGCCGCCGGGTTCCTGGGACTCGTACGCGACGAGGGCGAGCCGCCCGTGGTCGGCCTCGGCCAGCGCCAGGCCCTCGGCTTCCCCGAATGGGTCCTCGTGCACCACCCGGAGGACGGACACCACGCCCTCGCCGTGGTTCCCGAACTCGACCGGCTCGCCCGCCAGGCCAAGACCAAGCCCAAGGCCGCCCTCGACGCCTGCCACGAACTGGCCGGCCGGCTCGCCGCCGCCGTCCCGCACTTCCTGCCCGTCTTCTACGAGCAGGCCGCCCGCGTCTTCCTCGCCGTCGAGAACACCACGTACGCCGCGCAGCTGTTCGGCCGCGCCCGGACCAGCGAGGCCCAGCACGGTCTCGCCGTCGACGAGGACCGCCTCGACGGCGTGTTCCTCGAATTCGCCCTGGTCGGCGCCCTCCCGGTGAAGGTGCTCACCGGCTACGCCAAGGAGCTGTCCGGCCGCGTCAGCCCCGCCGAGGCCCATGAGCGCTTCCGCCGGCTGTGCGTGCGCCGCACCGCGGGCGGACTGCCGCCCTCTGCGCAGGCCGCGACCGAGCTGCGCCGCCTCGCCCGGGCCGCCGGCCTGACCGGCACCGAGGCCGAGCAGGACTACCTCGCCGAGCTGCTGCCGCTGCCCGCCACCCTGCGCGCCGCGTTCGGCTGGTGGAAGGCGCACCGCACGGCCCTGGTCGCGCTGGCCCGCCGGGTGCCGGCCGTACGGGGCACCCTGCTCGGTCTGATGCCGCCCGGCGGCGGCGACGGCGAACTCTCCGCCCTCTGGCTGGGCGTGCTCGAGGAATCCGGCGCCACCGCCGGTCTGATCGCGGCCGAACCGCCCGCCGAGCAGCGCTGCTCCGACGGCGCCGCCGGCTGGCTCGAACGCTTCCACGCCGCCCGTCACACCGGCTGGGGCTCGCGCCCCACGCTGCCGGCCCTGCTCGACCTCGTCACCCGGGCGGCCGACCGGCTGCGCGCCGAACTCGCCGAGCCCGGCCGCGAAGCAGGCCTGAAGGTGGGCGTCGAGGACGCCGACCTGCTGGACCTGCTGCTCTCCCTGGACATCCCGGTCACCGACCCCGAGACCGAGTCCCGGTCCCACCGGCGCCACGTCCAGCTGAACCTGACCGACTGGGCCGGCTCCGACCAGCGCCGGGACCTCCTCGCCATCGCCGCCGACCCGCGCTTTTGGCCCGCCTTCCGGCGCGCCGCGTACAGCCTCGGCGGTGACGCCGAAGCGGTGAACGTCATGCGGCTGCTCGCCGCCTCGCCCGGCGGCCGCCCCCTGCTCACCGAGTGGATGCACAAGGTGGCCGGAGCCTCCACCGCCGCCGGTCTGCCCGGCCTGCCCGAGGCCATCCGCCGGCTGACCTGGCTGCCCGCCGAGGCCCTCGAACTCGCCCGCGAGGAGGTGGCCGCCGCGGCCGCCGCCGACCTCGGCGAGACCCTCGCCCGCACCCTGCGCGCCGGCCTCTTCGAGGAGCTCTCCTGGCCCGCCTGGGAGTCCGCGATCGCCGAGCTGAAGCCCGCCCAGGGCGGGCACGGGCTGACGGTCGTCGAGGCCTGGCCGTACCTGATCGTCGCCAACTCCACCCAGGTCCGCGTCATCGACGCCGACTCCACCGTGCTCACCCACGACCTGCGGGTTCCGGTCGACAACGCGCGCCGGTGCGGGTTCCACTACGTCGACGGCGAACTGCTCGTCTTCTGGGCCCACTACGGCTCCGGGGGCGCCGAGGGCTACTGGCACACCGCCCCCGGCGACGTCTTCACCCTGGACTTCGAGGGCAGCTACTGGAACCTGCGCTCCGAGGACATCAGCCTGCCGCTGCCCGGCGGCGGCCGCACCACCGGCGGCGGCGTCCTGCACGCGGGAGACACCAGGCTGCCGAGCGGGCGGGCCCTGCTGTCGGACGGGACCTCGTACTGGGTGTGGCAGCGCCGCGACCAGGAGAACGACGGCGGCTGGCGCGAGTACGACCCCGTCAGCGGAGCACTCGGCCGGCTTTCGCTGCCCGGCTTCCTCGCCGACGCACTGCGCGCGCACCCCGCAGACGGCACCGGGAACGACGCCACCGTGCCCGCCCAGTCCTGCTGGCTGCGGCCCGCGCCCACCGTCGAGGGCTCCGTCCTCGGCGCGCCCGTGGACGGCCTGCTCGGCTGGCGTGCCGTACGCGTGGCCGGCCGGGGCTGGCAGGCCTCCGACACCGGCGGCCGCAGCGTCGGCGCCCCCGAGGGCGCCGAAATGCCCGTCGCGGCGCTCCTCTTCCCCGGCGACGAGCGGCCGCGCGCGCTGACGCACCGCTGGCGCGAGCTGAGCATCAGCGACCCGGACGGCGTGGTCACCGCCCAGTCGCGCAGCGACTACCGCAACGCCGCCTTCTCCACCGGCAGCGTGGACCTGCCGCCGCTGCCCTTCTGGTACGCGCTGCGCCCGCGCGACCCCGAGGGATCGGCCGCCCTGCGCGCCGCCGAAGGCGCCCCGGTCGGCGCTCTGCTCAAGGCGGCCGGCGCCGCCGAGACGGCCACCGGCCTGCCCGACCTGGTCCGTGCGGCGCTGCCGCAGGTCACCGCCCCGGAGCTGATCGGGGGCATCGTCGAGGTGCTGCGCTTCGCCCTCACCCAGCAGCTGGCGCTGGACGAGGTCGCCGCCAGGCTGGACCCCGACACGTGCGCGGCCGCCGACCGCGAGCCCGAAGGCCCCACCGACGAACTGATCGCCGACGCACTGCGCGGGCTCGCCGGCACCGGCTACTACCGCCACGGCGCCCAGACCGACGCCGCCTACCGCTACCTGGGCGGGCTGGCCCGGGCGGCCGCCGACACCGACGCCGAGGCCGTCCCCGGCCGCCTCCACTTCGACCTGCCCGAACTTCCCTACTCCGCCTTCCCGTTCACGCAGCTGCTGGACCAGCCCGCGGCGATCGCGTACCGGGCCGTCGCCGTCGGCACCACCGACGAGCAGCGGACCGCCCTGTGCACCCTGCTCGGCCGGGTGGACGCCCTCGGGCTCGCCTCGGCCGAGGGCTCCGCCGACCGCTGGCGCCGGGTCCTGGTCCACCTCGACCAGCGCCATCTGCGCACCCCCGACGGCATCGAACGCAACACCTCGCACCGCAGCGTGCTCCCGCTCGGCGGCGGAGCCGTCCTCGGCCTCACCGAGCACTGCACGTCCGTATCCGACGGCCACGAGTTCGGGGCGCTGTTGTACGACCCCGCCGGCCGTTTCGCCGTGCCCGGCCCGTACACCCTGCGCGGTGACGCCCCGCTCGGCGACCGGGAACGCGGCCCCGGCTGGCTGACGGCCTTCCTGGCGGAGGCCGCAGACCGCGGCTCCGCGCCGTTCTTGCCCGAAGCCGCCGAGGAGTTCGCCCGCCTCACCGGCATGTCCGGCACCGTCGCACGGCTGCTGCTGGCCAGCCTGCCGAACATCGAAAGCTGGCAGCACGATTTCCTGCCGACCGCACTGCGCACCGCCGTGGGCGTCAAGGTGGCCGACGCGAAGCGCGCCCGGGCCGAGCTCCAGGGTCTCGACGCCGAGGTGCGGCGTGCCGTCGTCGCCGCGCTGCTGCCCGCCGACCCGGCGCGGCTGTGGACCGAAGGACCGGACGTGGCCGCCGCCGCGCAGGAGTGGAACCGCCGCGTGGGCCGCCGTACGCCCGTGCCGGAGTGGCTGCTCGCCGAGGCCGCGCGCGCCAAGGCCACGCACGCGAGCACCGGCTGGTCCACCCACCGGGCCCTCTCCGCGATCCTCGAGCCGGCGACCTCCCCGCCGCTGAGCGTGGATGTCGCCTGGGAGGTGAAGGGGGACCACGTCGAGCCCTGCGAACCGGCCACCGAACCCTTCACCTCGGCCATCCTGACCGGTGCGCTGACCTTGACGGCCTGGATGGCCCACCGGCTGCCCGCCGGCGACCCCCTGCGGACGGCCCTGCCCCCCACCCTGACCGCCGTACGGCAGCGGCTGGCCGCGCCCGGACTGATGCTCACCATCGGGCACTTCACCAGCCTCCCCGACTTCCGGAAGGCCGCGGGCACGCCGACCGAGACGGGCGAGGGCTACGAGCGGTACGGCGCGGTGGTCATGGCCACCCACGACGACCGGCCCAAGCCCGCACTGCGGACGGCCCTGCTCGACTCCACCGGCTCCGACCCGTACCTGCCGGCGCTGCGCGGCGACGACCAGCTGCAGTCCCCGGTGGAGACGGCGCTGCGGGCCGTCCACGACCCGCGCTTCGCCGCGCTGCTCGCGGATCCGGGCGCCCCGGCGGCGGGGGCCGCGGTCGACAAGGACGGCACGTGGTGGCCGCAGGACCCGAGCCGCTCGGTGCCCGAGCTGGTCGCGGAGGTCTCCGGGGCCCACGGCCTGGGCGCCGACGCGGCCGCCCTGTACCTGGCACTGCTCGCCATGCCCGACCCCACCGACCGCAACGTGGCGCGCTGGACGGGCTGGAAGCCGGTCCGGCTGAAGGCCGCCCGCGCCGAACTGGCCGCCACCGAGCTGGTGGTGACGGCCTCGCGGACCCGGGCGGGACGCTCGCTGTTCCTGCCCGGCGGCTGGGCGGAGATGTCCTCGCCGGTGCTGCCGGTGGAGCAGTGGAAGCTCCCGATGTACGGGCTGGCCCCGGGCGGTCGGCCGGTGCTGGGCGTGCTGGTCCCGGACGAGCCGGCCGCGGAGCTCTACCGGCGGGCCTGGCAGCGGGTCCGCGAGGGCGACGTACCGCGCTTCGAGGCCCTGAAGGTCAAGCGCACCCGCACGCGCCGCCGCTGA
- a CDS encoding DUF4132 domain-containing protein — protein sequence MAWLAAGEGYEIALVEGKVAARSATGRTAGRQLKTLPKALRDHPEVDRLRRLAEWLDRHEAACIAQVDTWMVSSLPVPTALLAQVWPDEAWQNALRDMAVVGEDPDEVGFLRDATASGELRVVNLDGETVRLSPRTVTLPHPVLLPDLDDVRDFAAELGIVQRVEQIHRPTWQKPQGLAATATEVRDYAGGVFASRFGLAARATGLGYRVSGGYATCKVRDTGGGTEAAVWIGEPYYEDETSTGALSWHDENGRAVRLTEVGPVAWSEGMRMAAALYAGRKIEEGGDAR from the coding sequence ATGGCATGGCTGGCGGCGGGCGAGGGGTACGAGATCGCTCTGGTGGAAGGGAAGGTGGCGGCGAGGTCCGCCACGGGCCGCACGGCGGGACGGCAGTTGAAGACGCTGCCCAAGGCGCTGCGCGACCACCCCGAGGTGGACCGGCTGCGCCGGCTCGCCGAATGGCTGGATCGACACGAGGCCGCCTGCATCGCCCAGGTGGACACCTGGATGGTGTCCTCGCTGCCCGTGCCGACGGCGCTCCTCGCGCAGGTCTGGCCGGACGAGGCCTGGCAGAACGCGCTGCGCGACATGGCCGTCGTCGGCGAGGACCCGGACGAGGTGGGCTTCCTGCGCGACGCCACCGCCTCCGGCGAGCTGAGGGTGGTCAACCTCGACGGCGAGACCGTACGGCTCTCCCCGCGCACGGTGACGCTGCCGCACCCGGTGCTGCTGCCCGACCTGGACGACGTACGGGACTTCGCGGCCGAACTCGGCATCGTGCAGCGCGTCGAGCAGATCCACCGGCCGACCTGGCAGAAGCCGCAAGGCCTGGCGGCCACCGCCACCGAGGTACGGGACTACGCGGGCGGGGTCTTCGCGAGCAGGTTCGGCCTGGCCGCCCGGGCGACGGGCCTCGGCTACCGGGTCTCCGGCGGCTACGCGACCTGCAAGGTCCGCGACACGGGCGGGGGCACGGAAGCGGCGGTCTGGATCGGCGAGCCGTACTACGAGGACGAGACGAGCACCGGCGCCCTGAGCTGGCACGACGAGAACGGCCGGGCGGTGCGCCTGACGGAGGTCGGACCGGTCGCCTGGTCCGAGGGCATGCGGATGGCCGCGGCGCTGTACGCCGGGCGCAAGATCGAAGAGGGCGGGGACGCACGATGA
- a CDS encoding HPP family protein, with protein MTTVLPSPSAPESAAEPAPSRTAAGRAPARPTPAAAFHSISAVTAVLLGLVGIGAMLHEPVLIPPLAASVALVHSAPTLPLAQPRGVVVGHLLGMAVGYGVLAAAGSSAWAAAVAVGVTLALLLVARTPHSPACATSVVIVLQTPAPARFVPLLFGSTVLLVLTGYAASRIRRKAPRYPAYWW; from the coding sequence ATGACCACCGTCCTGCCCTCCCCGTCCGCCCCCGAATCCGCCGCCGAGCCGGCCCCGTCCCGGACCGCCGCCGGCCGGGCTCCCGCGCGTCCCACCCCCGCAGCCGCGTTCCACAGCATCAGCGCCGTCACGGCGGTCCTGCTGGGGCTCGTCGGGATCGGCGCGATGCTCCACGAGCCGGTGCTGATACCGCCGCTGGCCGCGAGCGTCGCCCTCGTGCACAGCGCTCCCACCCTGCCCCTGGCCCAGCCGCGCGGTGTGGTCGTCGGCCACCTGCTGGGCATGGCCGTCGGATACGGCGTCCTCGCCGCCGCCGGCAGCAGCGCCTGGGCCGCGGCCGTCGCGGTCGGCGTCACGCTCGCGCTGCTGCTGGTCGCCCGCACCCCGCACTCGCCCGCCTGTGCCACCTCCGTCGTGATCGTGCTGCAGACCCCGGCCCCGGCCCGGTTCGTGCCCCTGCTGTTCGGCTCGACGGTGCTGCTCGTCCTGACCGGCTACGCCGCTTCGCGCATCCGGCGCAAGGCACCGCGGTATCCCGCCTACTGGTGGTGA
- a CDS encoding isopenicillin N synthase family dioxygenase produces the protein MASSPISSASARSQVPVIDLGPWRSGEPGARERIAARVDEALRAAGFLLITGHGVDPELPARIRAAAKEFFRLPAEAKEPYAVAVGGRGWLGPGAEANSYAEGAASPPDLKESWSCAADEPTGDPSVDAEWFRPNAWPAEVPALQSPAVEYIAQMRALSDELLELLATALGLAEDHFTRHTGHPTWGFNLNWYPGTEVLGEPLPGQFRIGAHTDFGTVTVLDREPGAGGLQIHTDADGWQDAPYDPAALTVNIGDLMARWTGDRWRAGRHRVLPPPADAPAEELISLVYFYECDPHTRVESLPAPVGRVAHDPVDSHTYLRGKLDAITVS, from the coding sequence ATGGCGAGTTCTCCGATTTCCTCCGCCTCCGCTCGTTCCCAGGTGCCCGTGATCGACCTCGGACCGTGGCGGTCCGGGGAGCCTGGGGCGCGGGAGCGGATCGCCGCCCGCGTCGACGAGGCCCTCCGGGCCGCCGGGTTCCTGCTGATCACCGGGCACGGTGTGGACCCGGAGCTGCCCGCACGGATCCGGGCGGCCGCCAAGGAGTTCTTCCGGCTGCCGGCGGAGGCGAAGGAGCCGTACGCGGTCGCGGTCGGCGGCCGCGGCTGGCTCGGCCCGGGCGCCGAGGCCAACAGCTATGCGGAGGGGGCCGCCTCGCCGCCCGACCTCAAGGAGTCCTGGTCGTGCGCGGCGGACGAGCCGACCGGGGACCCGTCCGTGGACGCGGAGTGGTTCCGGCCGAACGCCTGGCCGGCCGAGGTGCCCGCGCTGCAGTCGCCGGCCGTCGAGTACATCGCGCAGATGCGGGCCCTGTCCGACGAGCTGCTGGAGCTCCTCGCCACCGCGCTGGGCCTCGCCGAGGACCATTTCACCCGCCACACCGGGCACCCCACCTGGGGGTTCAACCTCAACTGGTACCCGGGCACCGAGGTGCTCGGCGAGCCGCTGCCCGGCCAGTTCCGCATCGGGGCGCACACGGACTTCGGGACGGTCACGGTCCTCGACCGCGAGCCGGGCGCGGGCGGGCTCCAGATCCACACCGACGCCGACGGCTGGCAGGACGCCCCGTACGACCCGGCCGCGCTCACCGTGAACATCGGCGACCTGATGGCCCGCTGGACCGGGGACCGCTGGCGCGCGGGCCGCCACCGGGTGCTGCCGCCGCCCGCCGACGCACCGGCCGAGGAGCTCATCTCGCTGGTCTACTTCTACGAATGCGACCCGCACACCCGGGTGGAGTCCCTCCCGGCGCCGGTCGGCCGGGTGGCGCACGACCCCGTGGACTCCCACACGTACCTGCGGGGCAAGCTGGACGCGATCACCGTCTCCTGA